One stretch of Clavibacter michiganensis DNA includes these proteins:
- a CDS encoding VOC family protein: MPVTGPDFISLQVTDLDASRAFYERFLGLVRSPAGPPHAVVFTTTPIAFALRDVVAGTDIARTPQPGIGAALWLHATDVQGIHDALVADGHRIVTAPFDGPFGRTFAFADPDGYQVTLHDRA, from the coding sequence ATGCCCGTCACCGGCCCCGACTTCATCTCGCTCCAGGTCACCGACCTCGACGCCTCGCGCGCCTTCTACGAGCGGTTCCTCGGCCTCGTCCGCTCGCCCGCCGGACCCCCGCACGCCGTGGTCTTCACCACGACGCCCATCGCGTTCGCGCTCCGCGACGTGGTCGCCGGCACGGACATCGCCAGGACGCCGCAGCCCGGGATCGGCGCGGCCCTCTGGCTGCATGCGACCGACGTGCAGGGGATCCACGACGCGCTCGTCGCGGACGGCCACCGCATCGTCACCGCGCCCTTCGATGGGCCCTTCGGCCGGACGTTCGCGTTCGCGGACCCCGACGGCTACCAGGTGACGCTGCACGACCGGGCCTGA